From a single Homo sapiens chromosome 19 genomic scaffold, GRCh38.p14 alternate locus group ALT_REF_LOCI_2 HSCHR19LRC_COX2_CTG3_1 genomic region:
- the MBOAT7 gene encoding membrane-bound acylglycerophosphatidylinositol O-acyltransferase MBOAT7 isoform 3 (isoform 3 is encoded by transcript variant 4), translating into MSPEEWTYLVVLLISIPIGFLFKKAGPGLKRWGAAAVGLGLTLFTCGPHTLHSLVTILGTWALIQAQPCSCHALALAWTFSYLLFFRALSLLGLPTPTPFTNAVQLLLTLKLVSLASEVQDLHLAQRKEMASGFSKGPTLGLLPDVPSLMETLSYSYCYVGIMTGPFFRYRTYLDWLEQPFPGAVPSLRPLLRRAWPAPLFGLLFLLSSHLFPLEAVREDAFYARPLPARLFYMIPVFFAFRMRFYVAWIAAECGCIAAGFGAYPVAAKARAGGGPTLQCPPPSSPEKAASLEYDYETIRNIDCYSTDFCVRVRDGMRYWNMTVQWWLAQYIYKSAPARSYVLR; encoded by the exons aTGTCGCCTGAAGAATGGACGTATCTAGTGGTTCTTCTTATCTCCATCCCCATCGGCTTCCTCTTTAAGAAAGCCG GTCCTGGGCTGAAGAGATGGGGAGCAGCCGCTGTGGGCCTGGGGCTCACCCTGTTCACCTGTGGCCCCCACACTTTGCATTCTCTGGTCACCATCCTCGGGACCTGGGCCCTCATTCAGGCCCAGCCCTG CTCCTGCCACGCCCTGGCTCTGGCCTGGACTTTCTCCTATCTCCTGTTCTTCCgagccctcagcctcctgggcctgCCCACTCCCACGCCCTTCACCAATGCCGTCCAGCTGCTGCTGACGCTGAAG CTGGTGAGCCTGGCCAGTGAAGTCCAGGACCTGCATCTGGCCCAGAGGAAGGAAATGGCCTCAGGCTTCAGCAAGGGGCCCACCCTGGGGCTGCTGCCCGACGTGCCCTCCCTGATGGAGACACTCAGCTACAGCTACTGCTACGTGGGAATCATGACAG GCCCGTTCTTCCGCTACCGCACCTACCTGGACTGGCTGGAGCAGCCCTTCCCCGGGGCAGTGCCCAGCCTGCGGCCCCTGCTGCGCCGCGCCTGGCCGGCCCCGCTCTTCGGCCTGCTGTTCCTGCTCTCCTCTCACCTCTTCCCGCTGGAGGCCGTGCGCGAGGACGCCTTCTACGCCCGCCCGCTGCCCGCCCGCCTCTTCTACATGATCCCCGTCTTCTTCGCCTTCCGCATGCGCTTCTACGTGGCCTGGATTGCCGCCGAGTGCGGCTGCATTGCCGCCGGCTTTGGGGCCTACCCCGTGGCCGCCAAAGCCCGGGCCGGAGGCGGCCCCACCCTCCAATGCCCACCCCCCAGCAG TCCGGAGAAGGCGGCTTCCTTGGAGTATGACTATGAGACCATCCGCAACATCGACTGCTACAGCACAGATTTCTGCGTGCGGGTGCGCGATGGCATGCGGTACTGGAACATGACGGTGCAGTGGTGGCTGGCGCAGTATATCTACAAGAGCGCACCTGCCCGTTCCTATGTCCTGCGGTGA
- the TSEN34 gene encoding tRNA-splicing endonuclease subunit Sen34 isoform 2 (isoform 2 is encoded by transcript variant 4) encodes MLVVEVANGRSLVWGAEAVQALRERLGVGGRTVGALPRGPRQNSRLGLPLLLMPEEARLLAEIGAVTLVSAPRPDSRHHSLALTSFKRQQEESFQEQSALAAEARETRRQELLEKITEGQAAKKQKLEQASGASSSQEAGSSQAAKEDETSDGQASGEQEEAGPSSSQAGPSNGVAPLPRSALLVQLATARPRPVKARPLDWRVQSKDWPHAGRPAHELRYSIYRDLWERGFFLSAAGKFGGDFLVYPGDPLRFHAHYIAQCWAPEDTIPLQDLVAAGRLGTSVRKTLLLCSPQPDGFKSQEVSINLVYKCS; translated from the exons ATGCTGGTGGTGGAGGTGGCGAACGGCCGCTCCCTGGTGTGGGGAGCCGAGGCGGTGCAGGCCCTCCGGGAGCGCCTGGGTGTGGGGGGCCGCACGGTAGGCGCCCTGCCCCGCGGGCCCCGCCAGAACTCGCGCCTGGGCCTCCCGCTGCTGCTGATGCCCGAAGAGGCGCGGCTCTTGGCCGAGATCGGCGCCGTGACTCTGGTCAGCGCCCCGCGTCCAGACTCTCGGCACCACAGCCTG GCCCTGACATCCTTCAAGCGCCAGCAAGAGGAGAGCTTCCAGGAGCAGAGCGCCTTGGCAGCTGAGGCCCGGGAGACCCGTCGTCAGGAGCTCCTGGAGAAGATTACGGAGGGCCAGGCTGCTAAGAAGCAGAAACTAGAACAGGCTTCAGGGGCCAGCTCAAGCCAGGAGGCCGGCTCGAGCCAGGCTGCCAAAGAGGATGAGACCAGTGATGGCCAGGCTTCGGGAGAGCAGGAGGAAGCTG GCCCCTCGTCTTCCCAAGCAGGACCCTCAAATGGGGTAGCCCCCTTGCCCAGATCTGCTCTCCTTGTCCAGCTGGCCACTGCCAGGCCTCGACCGGTCAAGGCCAGGCCCCTGGACTGGCGTGTCCAGTCTAAAGACTGGCCCCACGCCGGCCGCCCTGCCCACGAGCTGCGCTACAGTATCTACAGAGACCTGTGGGAGCGAGGCTTCTTCCTCAGTGCGGCTGGCAAGTTCGGAGGTGACTTCCTGGTCTATCCTG gtGACCCCCTCCGCTTCCACGCCCATTATATCGCTCAGTGCTGGGCCCCCGAGGACACCATCCCACTCCAAGACCTGGTTGCTGCTGGGCGCCTTGGAACCAGCGTCAGAAAGACCCTGCTCCTCTGTTCTCCGCAGCCTGATG GGTTTAAGTCTCAGGAGGTCTCAATAAACTTGGTATATAAATGTTCATGA
- the TSEN34 gene encoding tRNA-splicing endonuclease subunit Sen34 isoform 1 (isoform 1 is encoded by transcript variant 5), giving the protein MLVVEVANGRSLVWGAEAVQALRERLGVGGRTVGALPRGPRQNSRLGLPLLLMPEEARLLAEIGAVTLVSAPRPDSRHHSLALTSFKRQQEESFQEQSALAAEARETRRQELLEKITEGQAAKKQKLEQASGASSSQEAGSSQAAKEDETSDGQASGEQEEAGPSSSQAGPSNGVAPLPRSALLVQLATARPRPVKARPLDWRVQSKDWPHAGRPAHELRYSIYRDLWERGFFLSAAGKFGGDFLVYPGDPLRFHAHYIAQCWAPEDTIPLQDLVAAGRLGTSVRKTLLLCSPQPDGKVVYTSLQWASLQ; this is encoded by the exons ATGCTGGTGGTGGAGGTGGCGAACGGCCGCTCCCTGGTGTGGGGAGCCGAGGCGGTGCAGGCCCTCCGGGAGCGCCTGGGTGTGGGGGGCCGCACGGTAGGCGCCCTGCCCCGCGGGCCCCGCCAGAACTCGCGCCTGGGCCTCCCGCTGCTGCTGATGCCCGAAGAGGCGCGGCTCTTGGCCGAGATCGGCGCCGTGACTCTGGTCAGCGCCCCGCGTCCAGACTCTCGGCACCACAGCCTG GCCCTGACATCCTTCAAGCGCCAGCAAGAGGAGAGCTTCCAGGAGCAGAGCGCCTTGGCAGCTGAGGCCCGGGAGACCCGTCGTCAGGAGCTCCTGGAGAAGATTACGGAGGGCCAGGCTGCTAAGAAGCAGAAACTAGAACAGGCTTCAGGGGCCAGCTCAAGCCAGGAGGCCGGCTCGAGCCAGGCTGCCAAAGAGGATGAGACCAGTGATGGCCAGGCTTCGGGAGAGCAGGAGGAAGCTG GCCCCTCGTCTTCCCAAGCAGGACCCTCAAATGGGGTAGCCCCCTTGCCCAGATCTGCTCTCCTTGTCCAGCTGGCCACTGCCAGGCCTCGACCGGTCAAGGCCAGGCCCCTGGACTGGCGTGTCCAGTCTAAAGACTGGCCCCACGCCGGCCGCCCTGCCCACGAGCTGCGCTACAGTATCTACAGAGACCTGTGGGAGCGAGGCTTCTTCCTCAGTGCGGCTGGCAAGTTCGGAGGTGACTTCCTGGTCTATCCTG gtGACCCCCTCCGCTTCCACGCCCATTATATCGCTCAGTGCTGGGCCCCCGAGGACACCATCCCACTCCAAGACCTGGTTGCTGCTGGGCGCCTTGGAACCAGCGTCAGAAAGACCCTGCTCCTCTGTTCTCCGCAGCCTGATGGTAAGGTGGTCTACACCTCCCTGCAATGGGCCAGCCTGCAGTGA
- the RPS9 gene encoding small ribosomal subunit protein uS4 isoform X1: MPVARSWVCRKTYVTPRRPFEKSRLDQELKLIGEYGLRNKREVWRVKFTLAKIRKAARELLTLDEKDPRRLFEGSASRW; the protein is encoded by the exons ATGCCAGTGGCCCGGAGCTGGGTTTGTCGCAAAACTTATGTGACCCCGCGGAGACCCTTCGAGAAATCTCGTCTCGACCAAGAGCTGAAGCTGATCG GCGAGTATGGGCTCCGGAACAAACGTGAGGTCTGGAGGGTCAAATTTACCCTGGCCAAGATCCGCAAGGCCGCCCGGGAACTGCTGACGCTTGATGAGAAGGACCCACGGCGTCTGTTCGAAG